The genomic segment TTGCCCTTCGGTGAGGTGCGTACGGCGGCCTCCACCAGGGCGGCAATGGCCCGCTCGGCCAGCTCGGCATCACCGTTGAGGTTATCGATCAACTGCTGCCGATCAATACAGATGTAGCTATAGAACAGCCCGGCCGCGAAGCCCGCCTCGCCGACGTGGGCCGCGCCTCGATGCACGTCGCCGGTATTGAGATCGTCAACGGCGGTGAAATAGTCATCCTCCACCTCTGCCGCATGGACGGTGATGGCATGCGCGACCTGACAGGCCGCCTCGACGTTGTACTCCGGCACCGCCGCCAGCATGCGACCGAACAGAGCGATATCCGCGGCGGCCGGCTTATGGCGCAGGAGACCCAGGTCGCCCTTTTCGGGTGCTCGTTTTTCGTCGGCCAGCGTCTCGACGAGATCATCAACCGCCTTCTGCTCCTCAGGGCCGATATGCACCAATTGACTGGTCGCCAACTCGCCCTTGGCCACATCGCCGAATACCCTCGCGATCTCCGTGGCCCAGGCCCGGGCGTCCTTGTCACTTACGCCTTTCTCTAGCAGGCGCTTCTCCGCCTCGAGGCCCACGCGCTTGGTACGCTGGCCACGGTGCAGACCCAATGCCTCCTCGAACAGGGCAGAGGTACGCCAGGTACGCTTGAGGCTCTGGGAAGAGACGCGCAGGCGCTTGGCACCGCCCATGATGGCGGTCTTCGGCCGCCCCAAGTCGTCACGGTTGAGGTTGGCCGGGGGATAAGAGGTCAGCAGATGCAATTGAATAAAGTGGCTCATGAGTTCATTTTCCCTGTCGTAGATGGTAAAGCTCGATCAGTCGCCGGCGTGCTGATAGCGGGACAGCGCCTCGAAATAGTCATTGGCCCAAAGGAAGCCGAGCCGACCAGATGGCTGGGGTGCCATTTCACCCTGCGATTCACGCCACCAGAGAGCGATATTGTCGGCTAGGTAAACAACGCTGACGTCCCGCTTATCGATCAGCGCCAAGGCACGCCGTAGTCGCTGCACCAGCTCTTCCGGTGCCTGACAAGTCAGCAGCTGCTGGAAGCGCAGCTCGCTCATATGGGGCTTACCGGTTTCCTTCTTCTGTTTGCCTAGCTGGCTACCCAGGCTGGCATTGGGGCTTTCCGCCCTGACTTCGGCCAGCACCAGCGCGACGCAAGCCCAGGCCTGCAGCCGAAGGTTGCGTCGCTTCTCACCTCCCCTTTCGGACTCTGGCAACCGATGCCAGAGATGCCGAAAGGCCTCGGTCAGCATGGCGGCCTCTGGCGTTTCACAGCGCCGTAGCATGGCTCGCACTCCCTTAGGCCAGGGGGGGGCTGAGGTAACGGCCTTAAGCTCCTCGGCGGGTAACGTCAGGCGCTGCCACCAACACCGCACGGCAAAGGCTTCTTCTGGACTGATGGCCCGTAGGTATTCGGTCACCACAGGCGTCTTTTTCTCCGTTTGCGGCTCTGCTGTTTCACTCATGGCGCGACGTCCTCCGTAGTTGTGCTTTCCTTGCCACCCGCTAACGCGAACCCTCCTTTCTTGGCGAACTGGGTGATGATCTTGCTACCCTTGCTGCGTCCGGAGAGCCAGGCCTGCAGATTGCGACGGGCCCCAGTGACGCGCTTCATATCCAGCTCAGCCACGGGACCACTCAGTGCCTGCGCATCGAACAACCGCAGGGCTTCCCGTTGGAGTCCGCGATACCAGACTTCGGCGATGTCTGTCGGCATATGAGTGTCCTCTCCATCGAGCAGAGCCTGCTGCATGCCAAACAGGGCATGGAAGAAGCCGGCCTGGGTCGCCTCATAGAAATGGGTATCGATGGGACTCATGTCCCCCTTGGCATCGGCAGGACGCGAGAACCAGGCGACCTTAATCTGGTTGCGCACCATCCACGCCACCTGGCGAGCCAGTTCGGTCACGTCCTGAACCCAGGATCTGAGCACTTCCTGCTGCTCAGGCGGCACCGCCACCAGCGGCATTTCTACGCCATACCAGCCTCGTGGCTTCATATTGTCCATGTCGTAACCGAAGGCCCAGAGCCTCGCCTGCCGGAGCAGCGGCTCGAATGCCTCGCCTTCGCGTCGCGCCTGTCGATTTGCCGGCACCTTGCCATACAGGTAGTCATGAACCACCGCTGCCGGCAGGGCACCACTGTTTTCAGCATCATCGAGCACCAGGTTCGACCAGTGCCGATACCCCAAGCCTCCTGGCTGCCCCTTGGTGGACAGCGGCGGCTCGCTGGGCTTCTTGGGGTCACGGCGATAGGGGGTCAAAGGGTGCTGCCAAGGGCCGTCATAATTGGCGCCATAGTTCTTGGCGCGAATCTCGGCAACAGATCGAGCGGTTTCCCGCCCGCAGAGATCGCATCGGCAGGGGGTGTCCTCGAAGAGCAGTCGAAAACGACGCGGCATGGACCAGTAGGCATGCAGGGCATGCATGTCATCCGGGACGACTACGGCGCCTTTCTTGTCGCTGAGCTGGGTTGGCCCCATCCAGGGAAAGAGGGTGTCGTCATCCGAGCGCAGTGGCTCGATCTTGCCCTGCCGTGCAAGAGATTGGCTCGGCAGCACATTCAGCCATAGCCGCTGCCAGAGGCTGGCCTGAGCATCCTCCGGCAATACCAGGGTCGTCAGCGGGCCACCGCCCCGGAGCCCCACCCGATAACCCGCACCCCCGGATGGTGCATTGATCTGCATGGTAAACAGCGCCATCGCCGCACAGTCAGAGCAGATTGCCTCGACACGCCCCCGCTTGACGAAGTGATCGGTATTGAGCTTGAGGCCATTGGCACCAGGGGAGTCGATCAGCAGCCCCGAGACAGACGTCGGCTTGGCATCCTCCAGCGGATCCCGGTCCTGCATAAAGCGCGGGCCATCACCCTCCAATTCGAAGGCCGTCGCCAAAGGTGCAAAGGCTGCCTCAAGTGCCTCACGACTCGGTGGCTCGGCAGCACGATCCAGCCAGTCATCGTGATCCTTGGGAGGCAGCGCGGTCTGCAGCAGGCCGATCAGCCACTGGTAAGCAGCGCCCTGGAAATCCGCCCGGGGAAGAGCCAGGTCGACGACCTCAGGGTCGGCGATGGCCAAGGGTGAGCGGTAGGTGATGCTTCCATCCCAGGCATGGAAGGGAAGCCATCGGTCATGCAGGAGATTCATAGATACCCTCCAGAAGTTATTCCTCGTTTGCTGTGCTATGTGGCCGAAAACCCAGGCCCCACTGGCCATCGTATTCACAGCTCGTGTCAGTCTCGGCCAACCACGGCTGCACAAAGCGCAACGCCTTGTAGCGCTCCTGCAGGGCTTCCCACTGGGCTTGATACTCTCCCGGCAAGCTAGCCAGCTTAGCGGCCTGGCTCTGGCGCAACTTGATCTGGCTGAGCATATCGGCATGCCGCGCATCCTCGGCCCAGAGCCGCAAAGCACCATCGGCGTCACACTTAAGCAGTGCCACATTGACTGTTGGCTCATCGACCAGGCGAGTGCCGATCTCCTGCTCCTCCTGCCACTTGTGGCGATCCCACACGTAGCCGGCCTTGAGCTCCAGGGCATTGAAGTTGGCCATCGAGGTCGCGACCCTCTGTATCCCTTTCTGCTCCCAGCGCGCTCCCTGCAGTCCGTCCGGCACAAGGTCGATCACTTCACCGTAGACACTCTCGATCAGCAGGCGCGCCTGCTCGGGCATGCGGATTCCCCCCAGCTCACGCAGGACTCGCTGGGTCAGCCACAGGAGGGAGGTATCCCGATAGACGGCATTCGTCCCAGGTAACGTACGTTTCAGCCAATGTTCATCCGGTGCGTCTGCCCACTCGGGGGCCAGCACCTGGAGAACGGGTGGCCGGCGCGGGCCACGGACATGGCGTTGAAGCCGACCGGCACGCTGAATCAGCAGGTCAATGGGAGCGAGATCGCTGATCATCAGGTCGACGTCACAGTCCAGAGACTCCTGGAAAACCTGAGTGCTGATCAACACCTGCCCACGACGGCACTCCGGCGTGGACGTCTTGCCCAGTCGCGCGAGGACGTCGGACTCGATCCGTTGGCGATCGAGCATGGCAAAGCGGCTATGGAACAGCAGGCAACACTCCGGCTCGGGGTGACGCTCACGCACTGCCTCAAAGGCACGAATGGCATCGTCTACGGTATTGCGCACCCAGGCGACGCACTCGCCGGCCGCTGCCGCGGCCAGAATAGTCTCGATGGCCTCCGTTTCTTCGGTCAGCCAGTCAATATCAACCTCACGGGACACTTCGGGCCGCGAGCCCAGCGCCACCTCACGAGACGCGTCCACATCAATCTGCGTCAGCAGCGGAAAGTCACTACGCTCAAGGGCGGCTGGCTCCCTATCCAGCCCGGCACGCCACGCCGCTGCCAGCGACTCGCGCATTGCATTCGGCAGAGTCGCTGTCAACAGGATGGCGCTGCCGCCCTGGCGGGCGTGATAGCTCAACAGCTGGTTGAGCAGGGTCTGCATATAGTGGTCATAGGCGTGCACCTCATCGACGATCAGCACCTTGCGCGCCAGCCCAAAGAGGCGCAGCGACTGATGACGGAACGGCAACGCACCCATCAGCGCCTGGTCAATGGTGCCCACACCCACCTCGG from the Halomonas sp. 1513 genome contains:
- a CDS encoding CRISPR-associated helicase/endonuclease Cas3 gives rise to the protein MDVAAVGWYLLAPERPLTQLLAARLDISPEALRRFFVFLLGLHDLGKFSRAFQGLARPESVRLVPPVERYEYTVRHDRLGALLWQECWFDWLENGTLRWSEASLERSEKKQRRKAMQALLIPFFGHHGQPVEAEQLRLEQFFVKETDGDDLEAARQFIEEWAGLIDVEWPVETLVSSEWLKAFLTLSWTIAGWATLSDWLGSNQEHFRYCEKEMPIAEYWERYALPRAEAALRDTGFDRLPEPLAYSGLDQWFDGGPITPTPLQCEAESLPISPGPQLFILEDITGAGKTEAACILTQRLLAAGHAEGLYFALPTMATSNAMYERLGLLHRRFFSADSHPSFVLAHGASRLNESFSLAIDRPQPGDRDYEPGEATATAHCNRWLADSRKKALLAEVGVGTIDQALMGALPFRHQSLRLFGLARKVLIVDEVHAYDHYMQTLLNQLLSYHARQGGSAILLTATLPNAMRESLAAAWRAGLDREPAALERSDFPLLTQIDVDASREVALGSRPEVSREVDIDWLTEETEAIETILAAAAAGECVAWVRNTVDDAIRAFEAVRERHPEPECCLLFHSRFAMLDRQRIESDVLARLGKTSTPECRRGQVLISTQVFQESLDCDVDLMISDLAPIDLLIQRAGRLQRHVRGPRRPPVLQVLAPEWADAPDEHWLKRTLPGTNAVYRDTSLLWLTQRVLRELGGIRMPEQARLLIESVYGEVIDLVPDGLQGARWEQKGIQRVATSMANFNALELKAGYVWDRHKWQEEQEIGTRLVDEPTVNVALLKCDADGALRLWAEDARHADMLSQIKLRQSQAAKLASLPGEYQAQWEALQERYKALRFVQPWLAETDTSCEYDGQWGLGFRPHSTANEE
- a CDS encoding type I-E CRISPR-associated protein Cse1/CasA encodes the protein MNLLHDRWLPFHAWDGSITYRSPLAIADPEVVDLALPRADFQGAAYQWLIGLLQTALPPKDHDDWLDRAAEPPSREALEAAFAPLATAFELEGDGPRFMQDRDPLEDAKPTSVSGLLIDSPGANGLKLNTDHFVKRGRVEAICSDCAAMALFTMQINAPSGGAGYRVGLRGGGPLTTLVLPEDAQASLWQRLWLNVLPSQSLARQGKIEPLRSDDDTLFPWMGPTQLSDKKGAVVVPDDMHALHAYWSMPRRFRLLFEDTPCRCDLCGRETARSVAEIRAKNYGANYDGPWQHPLTPYRRDPKKPSEPPLSTKGQPGGLGYRHWSNLVLDDAENSGALPAAVVHDYLYGKVPANRQARREGEAFEPLLRQARLWAFGYDMDNMKPRGWYGVEMPLVAVPPEQQEVLRSWVQDVTELARQVAWMVRNQIKVAWFSRPADAKGDMSPIDTHFYEATQAGFFHALFGMQQALLDGEDTHMPTDIAEVWYRGLQREALRLFDAQALSGPVAELDMKRVTGARRNLQAWLSGRSKGSKIITQFAKKGGFALAGGKESTTTEDVAP
- a CDS encoding type I-E CRISPR-associated protein Cse2/CasB, coding for MVTEYLRAISPEEAFAVRCWWQRLTLPAEELKAVTSAPPWPKGVRAMLRRCETPEAAMLTEAFRHLWHRLPESERGGEKRRNLRLQAWACVALVLAEVRAESPNASLGSQLGKQKKETGKPHMSELRFQQLLTCQAPEELVQRLRRALALIDKRDVSVVYLADNIALWWRESQGEMAPQPSGRLGFLWANDYFEALSRYQHAGD
- a CDS encoding type I-E CRISPR-associated protein Cas7/Cse4/CasC, yielding MSHFIQLHLLTSYPPANLNRDDLGRPKTAIMGGAKRLRVSSQSLKRTWRTSALFEEALGLHRGQRTKRVGLEAEKRLLEKGVSDKDARAWATEIARVFGDVAKGELATSQLVHIGPEEQKAVDDLVETLADEKRAPEKGDLGLLRHKPAAADIALFGRMLAAVPEYNVEAACQVAHAITVHAAEVEDDYFTAVDDLNTGDVHRGAAHVGEAGFAAGLFYSYICIDRQQLIDNLNGDAELAERAIAALVEAAVRTSPKGKQNSFGSRAHASYVLAEKGDQQPRSLSVAFLRPVAGQDQAGDAVERLENQVNAFDGAYGAGADQRYIVSALAGYPGPKLEGEVASGNLDGLIEFLNADH